The following nucleotide sequence is from Methanolinea sp..
GGAGAGTAAGTATAGATGATTGTCCCGTGAGGGGACGTGCAATAGTGACTGGCATCTATCATCAGCCAACCAGATAGCTTGGCTCATCATTCAGTGATTGGAATGTATTGTGGTTAATAACGATTCAACGAGGATTATTATGGCAAAATACAAAGATACCGTTGACCTTTATGACGATCAGGGCAAGCTGCTTAAAAGTGGTGTTGCGCTGGACAAGATCAGCCCGCTGAAGAACGCCGGGATTGGGAAGGTCATTGACCTCACCAAGAGGACCGTTGCGGTCAACCTTGCAGGGATCGACAACGCCCTCAAGACCGGTGCAATGGGCGGCAAGAACAACCAGATCCTGGGATACAAGATCAAGTGTGACTGCGTCAAGGACGTCGACGCCATTTCCGACAAGATCGCGAAGATGGTCAGCGTCGAGGACAAGGATGATACCAAGGTCACCAAGGTAGGCGGCGGCAAGATGCTGCTCGTCGAAGTGCCCAGCGCCCGCCTGAAGGCAGCAGCGACATACGATGCTGCATCGACTGCCGTGGCCTCGGCAACTACCTATGCGATTCTTGACCAGTACAAGATCGGCATGTATGATGCCTCCTACGTCAAGTCTGCAATATGGGGTGGTTACCCCCACACCATGGACATGCAGGGCGGCAATATCGTCTCGATCCTGTCCATTCCCCAGAACAACGAGGGTCTTGGCTATGCGCTGAGGAACATCCCGGCCAACCACGTGGCCATGATGACCCACCGCAACGCCATGCAGACCGCTGCCCTCTCCGCGATCTTTGAGCAGTCCGGCGAGTTCGAGATGGGAATGGCCATCGGACCCTTCGAGCGTGCCCAGCTGCTCCTTCTCGCCTACCAGGGTCTGAACGCCAACAACATGGTCTACGATGTGGTCAAGCAAAACGGCAAGACCGGGACCATCGGTACCGTTGTCCACAGCATCGTCGAGCGGGCTGTCGAGGACAAGGTCATCAAGGCCGGCAAGAAGGGCAAGAGCGGGTATATCTTCTACGAGACGAAGGACCCGATGCTCTGGAACGCTTACGCTGCAGCCGGAACCATGGCCGCAACCATGGTCAACTGTGGCGCCGGGCGGTTTGCCCAGGCAGTCTCATCGACCCTGCTCTACTTCAACGACCTGCTCGAGCACGAGACCGGGCTGCCTGGCTGTGACTACGGCCGTGTGATGGGAGTCGCGGTCGGATTCTCGTTCTTCAGCCACTCTATCTACGGTGGCGGCGGGCCGGGAGTCTTCAACGGCAACCACGTGGTCACCCGGCACGCTGCCGGTGTTGGTATCCCGTGCGTGTGTGTTGCATGCTCGCTTGATGCCGGAACCCAGATGTTTGGCCCTGAGCAGACCTCGAAGATCTACCAGGACACCTTCGGACAGGTCGATGAGTTCAAGAAGCCCCTGCAGGCTGTAGCCAAAGGTGTCTGAAGCAAGTTTGGATAGAATGACATACGCCACATATCCTCAAGTCAGGATCGTCTCCGAACGGCTGATGAACCCGGAGACCACGGAACGGGTGATGAACCTGATCCTTGCAGTGGGGGGGATAAGGAGGGTCGTGTTGAACGGACCCCGGATCCCACCCAGCATCCCCTATGGTCCGGCACGCGGGGTCGTGAACCCCCATACCATGCGAAAGACCATATCGTTGGGCGGACAGGAGGTGGAACTCGAAGTGCACGTCGGCACCATACTGCTTGAGCTTGAGAGTGAGGAGTATATCCCAAAGATCAAGGCAGCGTGCGATGAGGCGTTCACCACAATGAGTTACTCCCTTAAGGAAGGCAGGTTCATGAAGACCGAGCCGACGATCGTGGACTATGCGAAATACGGGCCTGATGCCGATAAAGCCATCATTGGAATCACCGACCCGGGAAGCAGGTCCGGTCCGATCATCATCCAGGGAACCAAGTAGTTATGCCGATGGGGCGCGTCACTCAGGTCGTTGATTGCCGGGAGGCAATGGGAATGGGAAAGGGCGGTGGGATCGCCCAGAGGGGAACCATCTCGGAATGCCGATACCCCGATGTCATAGTGGTCGGCATGTCCCCTGGACGCCGACACGTCACCAAGCCCGTGTGCGATATCACTTCGGCGCTCCGGCAACAGGGGGTCGAGTACTCTATCAGCACCCTGGTCCTGAACGCAGGAAGCGGTGTACCCCCCGATGCAACCAATATCGGCGGTGCCGTCCTCGGCGCATACTTTGGCCTCACGGAGAAAGAGATACAGCAGATCGAGAAACACCGGGTCGCCATCCTCCACCACGGAAACGTCCGTTCCCATGTTGTGCACAAGGTGCGCTACATACTCGAGCGGTGCGACGTGATGGCAGTGGTGGTGTCCCAGGCCCCGGTCGATTTTGAGGATTTTGCGAAAGAAGGAGTGAAAACCGCCCTGGTGATGCCACCCCCCGACAAGGTAAAGACGAAGGGGACTGTGATGGCCATCGTCAGCGGTGTCACCCGGGGACAGACGCCGACCCGGGAGAAGATGGCGGAAGTCATTCGCGCAGTGATGAGACTGATCAAAACACAGGAGAGATAAAAAAATGGCATACAAACCACAGTTTGGGCCCGGATCCACCGTTGTCGCCGAGAACCGGCGCAAGTACATGAACCCGGGCTATAAGCTGGAGAAGATGCGTGACCTGTCGGACGAGGACATCGTCCTGCTCATGGGACACCGGGCGCCTGGTGCAGCATACCCGACCGCCCACCCGCCGCTCGCAGAGCAGCAGGAGCCCGACTGCCCGATCCGGAAGATGGTCACCCCGACCGATGGTGCCAAGCACGGTGACCGTATCAGATACATCCAGTTCACCGACTCTATGTTCTTTGCGCCCACCCACCCGTACGAGAGGTCGTACCTCGAGTCCTACCGCTTCCGCGGAATAGACCCGGGGACCCTGTCCGGACGTCAGATCGTGGAGTGCCGCGAGCGTGACCTCGAGAAGTACGCCAAGGAACTGGTC
It contains:
- the mcrB gene encoding coenzyme-B sulfoethylthiotransferase subunit beta, with translation MAKYKDTVDLYDDQGKLLKSGVALDKISPLKNAGIGKVIDLTKRTVAVNLAGIDNALKTGAMGGKNNQILGYKIKCDCVKDVDAISDKIAKMVSVEDKDDTKVTKVGGGKMLLVEVPSARLKAAATYDAASTAVASATTYAILDQYKIGMYDASYVKSAIWGGYPHTMDMQGGNIVSILSIPQNNEGLGYALRNIPANHVAMMTHRNAMQTAALSAIFEQSGEFEMGMAIGPFERAQLLLLAYQGLNANNMVYDVVKQNGKTGTIGTVVHSIVERAVEDKVIKAGKKGKSGYIFYETKDPMLWNAYAAAGTMAATMVNCGAGRFAQAVSSTLLYFNDLLEHETGLPGCDYGRVMGVAVGFSFFSHSIYGGGGPGVFNGNHVVTRHAAGVGIPCVCVACSLDAGTQMFGPEQTSKIYQDTFGQVDEFKKPLQAVAKGV
- the mcrG gene encoding coenzyme-B sulfoethylthiotransferase subunit gamma, with the translated sequence MAYKPQFGPGSTVVAENRRKYMNPGYKLEKMRDLSDEDIVLLMGHRAPGAAYPTAHPPLAEQQEPDCPIRKMVTPTDGAKHGDRIRYIQFTDSMFFAPTHPYERSYLESYRFRGIDPGTLSGRQIVECRERDLEKYAKELVNTELFDPARTGIRGATVHGHSLRLAEDGMMFDMLQRCVLDKKANMVKYVKNQIGEPLDKEVKAGKPQDDKWLKAHTTIYHSLGGVAYRDDAETIEWVQRIHTLRTKYGFMPEE
- the mcrC gene encoding methyl-coenzyme M reductase I operon protein C → MPMGRVTQVVDCREAMGMGKGGGIAQRGTISECRYPDVIVVGMSPGRRHVTKPVCDITSALRQQGVEYSISTLVLNAGSGVPPDATNIGGAVLGAYFGLTEKEIQQIEKHRVAILHHGNVRSHVVHKVRYILERCDVMAVVVSQAPVDFEDFAKEGVKTALVMPPPDKVKTKGTVMAIVSGVTRGQTPTREKMAEVIRAVMRLIKTQER
- the mcrD gene encoding methyl-coenzyme M reductase operon protein D, yielding MTYATYPQVRIVSERLMNPETTERVMNLILAVGGIRRVVLNGPRIPPSIPYGPARGVVNPHTMRKTISLGGQEVELEVHVGTILLELESEEYIPKIKAACDEAFTTMSYSLKEGRFMKTEPTIVDYAKYGPDADKAIIGITDPGSRSGPIIIQGTK